The Pseudomonadota bacterium sequence AAGGGTCGACTGTCAGCTACCTGGACGCGGTGTACCGCGCTGCCGGGTACCGAACGGCCCTTCAGATCTCCCCGCACCTGGTGCGCTTCAACGAACGCATTCTGCTCAACGGCCAGGAGGCGGACGACGCGTCCATTCTGCGCGCGTTGGCGGCAGTGGAGACGGGCCGCGCGGGCATTTCGCTGACCTACTTCGAGTACACCGTACTGGCTGCGGTGTGGCTGTTCCGCGAGACGGCGCCCGATGTTGTCATTCTCGAAGTGGGTCTCGGTGGGCGTCTCGATGTTACCAATCTCTGGGATGCCGATGCCGTGGTGCTAACGAACGTGGCGCTGGACCACCAGCGTTGGCTCGGTGACGACCGCGAGTCGATCGGATTCGAAAAAGCGCACACCGCCCGCGCAGGGCGCCCGGCGATCTGCGGCGACGCAGCCCCGCCACAGCGATTGCGCGACCACTGGCAGGCCATTGGCGCAGAGGCGCGTTTCGTCGGCGAGGACTTTCATTTCGAACGGACGTCCGAGGGCTGGCGTTGGTGGGACGCCTCGGAGCGCCTGGACTTGCCGCTGCCGGGCATGGCTGGCGGCTTCCAGCTCGCCAACGCGGCCGGGGCCGTGGCGGTGATTCAACACCTGCAGTCGACCTTGCCCGTGCCGGCTGCGGCTCTGGCTGAGGGCATCGCGACGGCCCGAATCAGCGGCCGCATGCAGGCGTTTCGGGTGCGCGGCATCGAGGTCGTCCTCGACGTCGCCCACAACGGTGCCGCAGCCGATGCGTTGGCCCGGAGCCTGCGCGGCCACGACGGCCGGTTGCTGGCGGTCACCGCGGTGATGGCCGACAAGGACCTCGACGCCATCCTGACGCCCTTGGCGTCCCACTTCGACGGGTGGTTTCTCGGCGAACTCGACATGGAACGCGCGCTGCCCTCAGATGACTACGCCCAGCGGCTGGCCGCTCACGGGGTGGTCAACGTACAATACGCGGGTCCGGTCCTGGACGCGCTGCACGCCGCACTCGATGCGGCCCAGCGTGCCGACAAGGTGGTCGTGTTCGGCTCGCTCTACACCGTGGCGGGCGTGATCGAGGCCGTGGCATCGCTCGCCGATTGACGCGGATCGCCTGGAGAAACAGACAGACTGTGGAGAGTTCGCTCAAGCGTCGCGTTGTGGGTGCGCTGGTGCTCATCGCGCTGGCGGTCATCCTCGTCCCGGCGTGGCTCGACGGGTCCGTGCGCCACATGCGCGACGAAACGGCGTTCGTGGTGCCTCTGCCGCCGCCGACGCGGGTGGTGACGACCGCGCCTGACAGCATCGGGCAGCCGCTGCCGCGCGCCGACGGTCGCGTGGCTTCCGCGCCGGATGACACCGTGAAAACCCTGCGCAAGCTCGACGACGCCGAGGCCGACGGCACCGCGCCCGAGTCCGCAGCCGCCGTCGACGCAAGCGGACCGCTGGCCACGTGGATTGTGCAGGTGGGCAGTTTCGCCAGCGAGGCCAATGCCGTGGCCATGGTACAGCGGCTGCGCGACGGTGGTCTCGCCGCCTTCAAACGCGATTTCAACTCCAACAACGAGACGGTCTACCGCGTGCTCGTTGGGCCCTTCATCCGCCAGAGCGAAGCGGATTCAGTCAAAAGGACGATCGACGACCAGTACCAACTGAAGTCGTTTGTTGCGAGCTGGCGGGACTGACGTCGCGGCCCGGTACGCATCAGGGAGGAGAGCACTGTGCTTGAGTTGATTCACCCTTTCAATTACGCCGATGTGTGTATCTTCATCCTGATCATCATCAGCATGTTGATCAGCATGCGGCACGGCTTCGTCCAGGAGGCCATCAGTCTGGGGTCGCTGGTGCTCGCCTTCGTCGTTGCGATGACCTACACCGAACGTGCGGCGGACCAACTGCTCATTCCGCGGATCGAGAACGAGCAGGTGGCTTACGTGATTGCCGGGGTTGGCTTGTTCGTCGCAACGGTGCTGTCCGGTGCGGCGATCAACTACATCGTGTCCAGTTTCTTCAAACACGGCCCGCTGCGCAGTGCAGATCGCATGCTGGGTGCGTTGTTCGGCATGGCCAGGGGCGTGCTGATCGTCATGGTGATCATCATCGCATTGGCCATGACCGACACACCACGGGAGCGCTGGTGGCACAGCTCGCAGCTGATCAGTCGCATCCAACCCGGATCGGCGTGGTTGGTCCGGCAGATGCCGCCGGAGTTCTCCGACTTCGTGGTATTCCCGAACTTATGAAGACCCTCAATTGCTTTTCAGGTGAGCGT is a genomic window containing:
- the folC gene encoding bifunctional tetrahydrofolate synthase/dihydrofolate synthase, encoding MAPQSLGEWLSYLERLHPKPMELGLDRVSAVAVAMGLERFACPVITVGGTNGKGSTVSYLDAVYRAAGYRTALQISPHLVRFNERILLNGQEADDASILRALAAVETGRAGISLTYFEYTVLAAVWLFRETAPDVVILEVGLGGRLDVTNLWDADAVVLTNVALDHQRWLGDDRESIGFEKAHTARAGRPAICGDAAPPQRLRDHWQAIGAEARFVGEDFHFERTSEGWRWWDASERLDLPLPGMAGGFQLANAAGAVAVIQHLQSTLPVPAAALAEGIATARISGRMQAFRVRGIEVVLDVAHNGAAADALARSLRGHDGRLLAVTAVMADKDLDAILTPLASHFDGWFLGELDMERALPSDDYAQRLAAHGVVNVQYAGPVLDALHAALDAAQRADKVVVFGSLYTVAGVIEAVASLAD
- a CDS encoding SPOR domain-containing protein: MESSLKRRVVGALVLIALAVILVPAWLDGSVRHMRDETAFVVPLPPPTRVVTTAPDSIGQPLPRADGRVASAPDDTVKTLRKLDDAEADGTAPESAAAVDASGPLATWIVQVGSFASEANAVAMVQRLRDGGLAAFKRDFNSNNETVYRVLVGPFIRQSEADSVKRTIDDQYQLKSFVASWRD
- a CDS encoding CvpA family protein, with the protein product MLELIHPFNYADVCIFILIIISMLISMRHGFVQEAISLGSLVLAFVVAMTYTERAADQLLIPRIENEQVAYVIAGVGLFVATVLSGAAINYIVSSFFKHGPLRSADRMLGALFGMARGVLIVMVIIIALAMTDTPRERWWHSSQLISRIQPGSAWLVRQMPPEFSDFVVFPNL